The following DNA comes from Rhinolophus sinicus isolate RSC01 linkage group LG06, ASM3656204v1, whole genome shotgun sequence.
tgCCCTGCAAATGTTCCCCTAACACATCAACTTCTGTAGCAGGTGATAGAGGCATTTGTGCTGTAGAAAAAGGTCAGAATTTTGCACCAAAGTGCACATTCTGCTGATTCTCAGTTGTATGGCTTCAGATTAGTTAGAGCCTTTCAGTCTGCTTTCTCAACTGTGAAATAAAACTTATAGAGCATTTACTCTGGGCCAGGTTTTATAtgtatctcatttattctcacaACAAATTGGTGCCtatagaaaatggaaagatgCTGGGTGAAGTTCTATAAACATTAATTAGTGTTATTATAGTGATTGGCTCAGGCCACACACCACACAATGAGCACTGATGGGCAGAGAGACCCATAGCTGATCAATGGACCTCTTCACTTTAGAACTGTCTGGAACTATCTCTCCTGGGCCAAGGTCAGCATTCGCTCCAGATAACTgtagaaatataatatttcatgtcACAAATggagatgaaatactgccatttgtgacaacatggctggatcttgagattattatgctaaacgaaataagtcacacaggaaaagttgagaaccatatgatgtcactgatatgtggtgtataaaactgaagcaacaagacaaacaaaaataaagaaacaaaaacacattgcctcttgttatagcctttgttttaaagtctattttgtctggtataagtattgctaccccagtttttttgtttctattttcatgaaatatctttttccatcactttactttctgtctgtgtatgtgtttccatctgaagtgaatctcttgtaggcagcatatgtaagcgttttgttttcttatccattaatcctcctatgtcttttggttggagcatttaatccatttacattgaaagtaattattgacacataactagctattgccattttattattcataattttgattttttttttttctgtcttaaagaagtccctctaagattccttgtaatactagtttggtggtgataaactcctttagctttttcttatctgggaagctctttatctgtcttttgattttgaatgatagccttactgggtagagtagttttggttgtgggtccttgcttttcattacattgaatattttgtgccaatattttctggcctgcaaagtttctgttgagaattcagctgacagttttatgggagattccttataagttactagttaacctttctcttgctgcttttgggatgctctctttgtctttaacttttgtcattttaattataatgtgtctaggtgtgggcctgtttcgattgtcctgtttgggactctctgtacttgtatgtctatttccttcactaagTCAAGGAGGTTTTCAGTCATGATTTCTTGAAATagattctcaatctcttgctttctttattctccttctggtacccctatgatgcaaatggtgttacacttgatgttgtctcagaggtgtcttaaattctcctcatttttttggattctttttcctttttgctgttctgattgattgggtgttttctgctactttctcttccatatcgctgatttgatcctctgcttcatctagtctgctgatgattccttccagtgcattcttcattttagttattgtattcttcacttctgattggttcttttatATGGTTTCAGTATCctattttatgcttgctatctgtttgttgaagttctcactaagttccttgagcaaccttataaccattgttttgaactctgtcccTGGTAGTTTGcatgcctccatttcatttagttctttttctggatttttctcctgttctttcatttggtacacatttatttgtttcctcattttggctgcctctgtgtgtttgtttctatgtattaggtagatatttTATATCTACCACTCTTGGCCAGATAGCCTTAtataataggtgtcctgtggggcccagtggtacaatCTCCCTGGTCCTCTGAGCTGGgagttccaggagtgtcccttgtatgggttgtgtgtgccctcctgttatagttgagccttgattgcttttggcacatcagtgagtgggactgaccgtcaggctgactggctatgggtTTTGGCCCTGTCttagcttatgggctgctgtgtttgaagcttaccccactgagtgggatttgcttcagtaggctctggtgcctattgagaccacagTTGTGTATGCCACTTGTAGGTCTAACTTGTAGGTCTAACTGGGTGGTGCTGTGCTatggtctgaagtcaacctccaagtatgttggttctggggcctcttgggaggggctctggtgcaggcccaggtcagccactgcctgtgactgccTGGGGCTTcgaagtgatccatggttgttcactgcTGGTGCTAAACCTGCACGCTGATGGGAGAGGCCACGATGCCATCCGAGGACAGCTATCACCAGTACCAGACCTAGGGTAATGCTGCAAAAGGCCAGGATACCCAGAGGCCTGTTGCTatctgctggctcccttaaagttcagctgcggataaagcctcgtgcagcatgcaaattgggtgaggcagggtttcagggagtcactagagtgggaagagttgtgtcACTAGGTTAATATAGACTCTGgtttgtgccagtgctgagcctggagagaCTCAGCAAAGTCttagagcacaccgaggccagtcttcacctgcctggggcccctGGACTGCAAGAAAGAGTGTAACATGGGACTCCAAgaaatagttttccaagaaagagagcaATGCGGGAGAGGCTGGCTGGTCACAGAGAAAGTGCACAacttgggtgaggcagggtcccagctgagtcagcagggcagagcagtggagctcactgGGCCAATCAGactcagatttggcctgtgggggcgggctcaacataggaaagatggagcctgcctgcctgccggctACACAAGTGGAGGACctgtcattaggaaaatgccgACTATCTTCCAGTACTTCCCCTGCAGTCACACACATCAGTCTGGCcccctccccatatgtctctgaggccccctgagtcaccatccctcctctggaacccaaggtgagtgcctgcgagtgagtctgtgcgccgGCTCTTTAAGAGGACGCTTGAGTTTCCTACTATTTTCTGGCCCACCTGagcagtcagaatccccactatttttcacggCTAAATGTTGTGGGGGGTCCCTGTTCcaggcaccagtactccaggctggagCCTAGTGTTGGGGGCTGGGTtccctcacttctctgggggAACCTacgtggctgagatatccctccttattcttaaccaccacagggaggtttggggcccatttcgcgtctctgcccctcctgtaagtctcgatgtggcttctttatattttcagttataggacttcttttcagctagacttcagatgattctccaagttgattgttctataatttagttgtaattttaatgtgttcatggaaggatgcaggcacagtgtttatctactctgccatcatAGATCTCTTCAATAGTTCATTTCTTATTATTAATTGGTGCTCTTCCACTACATGGATATATAATACCATAGGTTGTGTTTTTACTTACCTGTTGATGTGCAGTTTGGTTGTTTATAGTTTTTGGCTcttttaaataaagctgctatgaacattcatgaaaagtctttgtatggatatacactttcatttttcttaggtcACTATATAAGGGCAGGATGGTTGAATGGTAGGTATAtgattaacttttaaagaaactgcctatttcccaaagtggttgtatcGTTTAACACTTCCACCAAGAGTGCAGAGTATTCCAGGTATTCCATATCTCCTTGACCACGTGGTATGGCCAACCTTTTTAATGTTAACATTCTAATAATATgtagtggtacctcattgtggttttagtttgtatttctctgatgagtaaTAATGTTGATGATTAATCTTTTAATGAGCTCAATTGCCACTAGTAAATTTTAATGAAgggtctgttcaaatcttttgcgcATTTTTAAGTgggctgttttgttttcttatgattgATATTTGAGAGCTACTTATATTTCTGAATAGAAGACCTCTATCAGATATgtgattgcaaatattttctcccagttttttgCATTGTCTTTTGTTACTCTTAACAGTGTCCTTCAAAGAATAAACacttttaattttggtgaagtacCATTTATCAATTTTGTCATGATGgcttgcactttttaaaaaaatacaagaaatcttttaagaaatttttgcctaTCCCCATGTTCACAAAGAtcttctcctctgtctccttccaGAGGTTtacagttttaggttttacatttatgtttaaggtccattttgagttgagtTTTATACATGGAACAAAGTATGGgtcaaagtaaatatttttgcatatgaaGATCAAATTGttccaccaccatttattgaaaagactatcttgtTTTCCACAGAgttgcctttgcacctttgttgaaaatcaattgtccACATATGTGTGGGCCTGTTTCTGGACTCAGTTCTGTTCCAATtatctatttgtctttttttatgccgATACCATGCTGTCTTGAATACTAATAAATCTAGAAATCAGGAAGTACTATACTTCAACTTCATCTGTTTTCATagtattttaattactgtatgtAGGCCCTTTCAAtttccatatgatttttaaaatcaatgtcaattgctacaaaaatgtttattgtaattttgattaggattgcattgaatttcattgatcaatttggggagaactgacgtATTGACTTTTCTGACCCTTGAACATGGTGTATCTCTCCTTTTATTCAAGTCTCCTTTAATATCTCTCATTACTGTTTTGTACTTTTAAGTGTATAgacttttcaaatcttttgtcagATTTGAATTCCCTAAGTAGTCCCTTATTTTTGATGCCATTGTAAGggtatcaattttaaaattttcatttccaatttttccttGCATGTGTATAGTAATGCAATTACTTTTCTATATTAATCTGCTAacctcacttattagttctagtaacTTTTTGTAGATTCCATTGAATTTTTTGCATAGACAATTGTGTTATctaagaatgaaaacaattttcttcctttctaatctgagtgactttattattatttttctttccttattgcactggctagaacctCCAATATGATTGTGAAGATAAGTGAAGAGAGTGTAAATTTCTGTCCTGTTCTTAATTTTAGGGGAACCGTCTCAGTCTTTTGCCATTCATTAGGCAGATTTTTTCATAGATACCTTTTATCAGGTTAAGGGatttctagtttgttgagagtttttttttttttttaaatcagaaatggaTTTTAGATGTCAGATGTTTGTGCATCCACTAGGATGACCATAgagatttattctttcttcagtaatatggtgaattacattggtTGTTTTTGGAACATTAAACCGTTTTTGTATTTCTAGAATAAGCTACACTTGGTCACAGTGTAGCactctttattttcaaagaaagcagaagatGTTTCTGAGAATTCTTGGTTGGTTAAGAAGGTCACAGATGGTATTGCCTAAAGCCATATGCCAGTTTTAAAAGGGGTTTGTAGTTCTGAGCCGTCTAGTCCTCTAAATTCCTCTAttaaaaggaggagagagagaggcagtgaAAGGAAGATGGAGgcaaagaagaaggaagatggAGGCAAAGATTTGGGATGTTTTAATCTTCTAAGAAATATGTCCTGAATTAGGCAATTTCAATTAGAATTCAACCCTGAAGATGCACGACTGGCCGAGAGCTCACTAGAGGTGACAGCTCTCAGAAGGTATGATTTCAAGGGTGATAGTTTAGATCCTGTGGTATTTGAAACAGTTGATACCCCCATTTTCTTGGAAGAATTTTCACTGTCTTCCTCCATCTTCTTGACACTATTTATTCTGGTTTCCTACCTCCCTTGCTGTTGCTCCTCAGACTTGTTTGCTGGGTCCTTATTTCTAAATGTTAGAATTACCTGGGGCTTAGTCATATGTCTTTTTCTCCCTGTGTAGACACTCCTTAGGTAATTTCATCCAGGCCCatggatttaaatatttaaagtgtttttaaaaaattcgaAGTCTTTATCATAGCCTACAAGGTTCAGCCAGTTTGGGGCCCTAACTACCCTACTCTCCTTCACTCTGGTTGAATCCACTCACTCTTCCTTAAATATACCAACCTGTTCTTGCACCAGGATCTTTATACCTGCTCTTCCCTTTTCTTGGAATGTGTTTCCCCAGATTTTCTCATGGCTCACTCccttattttattcagttttcagTCAGATACCTAAGAAAGGTTTGCCCAAACTCAAACCTCTCGACATAAAGTAGCTATTCCGCCCTGTGTCATCATCTATCCTCCGATCCTGCTTTACTTTTTAATCATAGGCCTTCTCGTGACCTTGTACTATGGGCATCATTTATATCATGTGTTCATTGTCTGTTTCGTGCACTGTGATGTAAGAGCCAAGAAAGCAATGGggttgtttatttccttttgactCTCACTAGGTACTCAAACATATTTgtttagtgaataaatgaattaatatcttACTAACAGTTTATACATTAGGTTTTACAAGTCATTCTTACTCGATgtatggatttttgttttgttttgtttctttatttttctaggcATTTCTCTTGCATTTGTATTACCTATAATTAGATGGCAGGGGTTTCTGTTGATTTACTCATAAAACACAGTTGGCTTTTCTCAGGTATGGTTAACACAAAAGAACAACAGTAACAGAAAACTCAGTTGACCGTGATTTGCACAAAATCTTTATGCTTTCTAAATCTAATGACATTAATTATTGACTAAATATTGTCTTTGCTTATCCAAccttaaaaatcacttaaattctTTTTATGCCAGTTTCTGTCTTTAGTTTATGAGTACATTGAGGGCATGGACTGTGAATTATTCATCCTTTTAGTCCCAGGGCCAGACTCAGTGCCTGGTAAGGTGAAAGTTTAAAATAGATGTTTGTTAAAAATGACAAGTAAGAGAAGGattcaaggaaatgaaagcatCTAGGTACAGATTTATGCCTCTTCTTTGTGAAAACTTGTCAAGGTCTTCATAAAAAGTTTGTgattctgtattttcttaatcAATTGTCTTTTGTGTCCCAAACTTAATCCTAATTCACTTTGTCAGGCAAACTCCCCACTGGCATACAAGTCTATTCCCAGCCAAATCGGCTTCCCCATTACTTACTACAGATGGAGCTATACCTTAGAATGGATATAGCCTCCTGTGGAATCTACACGCTGAGGGTAATAGCAGACCAGGACAGGCCCACAGGGATGGCAACCAATTTAAACCATATAACTTGAGTCCAACTCTGATGGTTCTTGTTATGTCAAATATGGGCTAgatgaaaacagaataaagagaaaattgcaGATCTGCCCAATTGATGTTTATGTAACTGAGAAGATTCTGGCACCATTCTGGTTTAGTAGGCAAGACAGTTTATTTTCCTTACAAAAAaacccaatatttttttttttccttcctaaaataCCAGCCACTGTAAAATGTTAAAGCAATAACAGGATATAATATAAATCACTTTTCCCTATGAAACAAAACCGCCATTTCATttacaaaccaccccaaaatatagggatttaaaacaataacaatcatGTTATTgttatctctcacagttctagaagttGACTGGACTCAGCCAGGCAATTTTCACCTGGGATCTCATGTGCTTGTAGTCAGAGTTGAGACTGGGATCAGCTGAAGTTTCATTCACTCATATGTTGGATGACTGACTGGTAAGACTCAAAGACTTGTAGGCTGGAACAACTGGGGTTCCTTGGGCATCTCTCTCTAACTCTATGTGGTCTCTCCACTGGCCTTTGCAGCATGGCAGCTTCAAAGTAGTGCGACCTTTTACATGGTAACTCAGGGCTCCAGAGGTGCATGctctgagagaaagagagaatgccAGGTGGAAGCTGTTTTGACTTTTCTCTTAGTTCCTAGAACTCCTACAGCACTGTTTCTGGGGGTACTCTATTCCTCAAAGGAGTTCCCAACGTCCCCCAGGTTCAAGGGGAGGGACATAGACTTCATCTTGTGATGGGACCATGGCCAAGTTCATCAAGAGCATGTGGattggaaaatactgttttggcCATTTTTTGGCAGAAAATCTGTCACACCCACTGGTAAGATACTGTCAGCTCTCCTCCTAGGCATCTGTTTCTGCACACTCTGTTTTGCATACATGTGTTTTCATGATACGTGCTGTTATAAAAACTTCTTTGTTCAGATTAGCCTAATTGTTATATTACAGAAAAAGCAACTGAAGTTAATAACACGGCTTTGTCACACAGTGAGTTGTTAGCTGCAGAGCTGAGCCAGACTCTGAGTCTCTTGATTACAAATCTAGGCCTCTCTACTACTCCACATGAAATCATAAACGCAGAGCTCTGTGATGTTTCATGTGGAAGCTGTGGGTGCAATAAGTTGGATTTTGAGGTACTCGAGGAAGGCAGGACAGTGAAGAGGCTAGCTGGTAACCCATGTAAAAGCAGGTGACTTTATATTCGTAATGAAAACTcaaatgaaacataaaagttTAAGAGATGCCATAGAGAAAGGCAAATGGCtgattatatattttctcttaaaaaagtTGGATTTTTATAAgtatagagaaaaatagaagtaaaCTTAGACTGGGGACAAATAAACCTAGTTTGGTAGGGCTGGTAGATTACAGTTGGAGACCAAGGGACAGTTACAAAAAaagcaacacttttttttttagtgtctatGATATACTAGGCACTATGGTAATTGTCTGATATACATGTCCATTTAGCCACAACCAGTTTTATGATGAGAGgattattaatcttattttatagatgaaaaagatAAGTGTCAATGCTTAGATGATTTCCCTTAGATCTCACAGTGGAATCACAACTTGCTGAAAAGCCAAGATTTAAAACCAAGTCTTTTCTCTACACTACAGAGCAATTGTTAGAGGAATTAGATTTAATACCTAGGAATAATTTGCTCCAGagctggaaatatttaaaaagaggattTAGATAGGGAAAAAGAACACACTCTTCTGGGTAGCTATAGAATGTTTTTGAGATGGATTCTGAAAGACACCTCCATCAACCAGTAGGCATCTAGCTTCACAAAATCCCAGAGCTGGAGTGGAACTCAGCTCTGAATCATGTGATTCAGAGATTCTTTAGCACATCAGGGCCACTGAGGGATGTTTTCAGAATACAAGTGCCTGATTCCTTCACTAGAGTCCGGGTTAGTAGATCTAGCATGGCGGTTGGAAGGAAAGCAATAAAAGCTAGTTTGTAGTCTTCTCTCAGGTTCAGGATAGTTGGAGGTTTGACTTTCAATCAAATCCCCCTTGCATCTAATTCAAGAATTGTGTAGGTGTAGACTGGATCCAATATATATTCAAGTCCTGTTGAAATGGCTTTGACTTGACTAGGGCATTTGCATCTGTTTGTTACAATTGGTTTTGGAGGAATCTGTAATTGATGAGTCACCTGACTTTGCTGAAATGCAGATGCACCAGAAAATGTGTGCTTGTCACATATCCATGGAGGGGCTATGTGATAGGCAAGGCACAATGCTTAAGGAACTCAGGGCTGACATTTCCTTGAATGAGGTGGTCCACACCCACTCAGCACTCTGGTTATGGGGATAAACGGAGTTCAGATGTCCAGGGCATCAGAGGGAGGAAGCTTTTCCTGTGGATGAACTTCCTCAGGGCACCTTGCATGTCCCTGTTCCTCAGGCTATAGAAGAGGTTCACCATGGGTGTGATCACAGTGAATAGTATCGCACCAATCTTATATCTGTTGTCAGGGTGAATGGGTAATGGGAAGAAATAAACCCCCACAAGGGTCCCGTAGAAGAGCAATACAACTGTCAGGTGAGAGGCACAGGTGGAAAAGGTTTTCCACTTCCCCTCTGTGGATGAGATTCTCAGAACAGCCCTGACAGTGCAGACGTAGAAGAGGATGAGGGCAAAGGGGAAGGTGATGACTACTGAGCCCATGATAAATACCATAAGCTCATTGATCATTGTGTCTGAGCAGGACAGTTTGAGAAGAGGGTCCAAGTCACAGAAAAAGTGCAAAAGAGTGCTGTTGTCACAGAAGCACAATTGAAGGAGCAGAAGAGTGTGTGTCAGGGCAATATTACTGAGGACCCACGGTGTGACTGTGAGCAAAATGCAGAGCCTAGGTTGCATGATGGTGGTATAGTTCAGAGGATGGCAGACGGCCACAAAATGGACATAGGCAATGACTCCCAAGAGGAAACTGTCAATGAtgacaaacacaacagaaaagtGTATCTGTGTGATACAACTTGTATAGGAGAGATGGATTGACTGTTGGTCTGAATATTCATCAGCGTTTTGGGGATTGGGGTGGAAATGGATGAAATATCAGCAAAGGATAGACTGGCAAGGAAGAGGTACACTGGGGTGTGAAAGTAAGAATCGAAGCCAATGGACAGAGTGATGAGCCCATTCCCAACCACAGTGACCAGGTACATACCCAGGAAAAGCACAGCGAGGAGCTTCTGCTGCTCAGCCTGGCCGGAGAGTCCCAGGAAGAGGAATTCAGAGACGGTGCTTTGGTTTCCTTGACACATATTTCTGCTGATCTGAAGAAAGGAACACAAAGTCTCCACACCCCCACAAGGAACCCCAATATGGTACCTCTCAGCTGCAGCCATTGCAAGGAGGTGGGCATTCCCCCTAGGCTGAAGGGAAATGAAGGGTGGAGAAAAATCACTTAATAAGGAGCTACATCAGCAGTGCAGAGCTTCAGGAAATGTCTtagaaggaaaagacagagacaTGACAGATACTTCTCAACGAACATGTATTAAACTCTAATTCTGAATGTGATTTTTACAATTGGCTCCAAATGTAGTTAAATGCCCCCAATTAAGGGTAACATGTGAGGTGTACTTCATATTCTAAAGATGCTACATATCCCTGAAAGGATTACTTTACAATGAACAATCTGGTCCCAAGACCTTTCCCACCATTCACCCTCATCCTTTAAATCTAAGAAGACAGAAATGTGAAGAATCATTAAAGTGAAGAGTTTGGCAAGTAGAAACAACGGAGGGTTAGGAATGCTTATGGGAAGACACCGTTGTCGGGATGCTCCTCCTTCCCACTCAAGTCAGCAGGGGACTCCAAAAGAATGGTTCTTGGAGAATGTGTATAAGAAGGGGAGACCAGAACTTTACTCACGGCTAGATGTTAGGTGAATGGAGAAAAATTAGAGGACACATATGAACATAAAGACACGTGTTTGCCTCTCACTTCTAAATAAGAAGGCTCAGGGGATCAGCGCACTGTGGCCAGGGTAAGGGGAAAGCATGGTAAGGTAACCCTGCTTCCTCACCCGTGACATAGCATGAATATGTGAGTTTCCTAGAGGCCAAGTAAATCCTGCAGGAAGTCACTGGATTCAAGCCACCTTGTTGAGACTCCAACCAAGAGCTACAGCCTAGGGTATAGGAGGCTATAGTTCTGAGAGGTCATAGAGTAGCTCTCTTATGAAAGGATCATAAAGAGATGAGGGAGGAAATTCACTAAGCTTCAAGAATTGACAAATTCTAGTCATACAGGTTATGACCCCAAAAAGATGCCATCTCTAATGGAAGGGGATAGTCTATGGCCTCTGTACCACTTGAATGAATGCCAGTGTAGGAAGGGAATCTGGGGACCCAGTGATTCAGCACTTAGGGCTCTTAGTTGCAAACCAAAGAAATAAACTCTggcttttaaatattgaaatgaaatgtATTGAAATGGTATTGAGTGGTTCACGGATACATTGGGAAGGCTGGTAAAACAGACCCTGAAATGGACAGGAGCAAGGGAGGCTGTACAGCCAGACACAGCCCAAATTAGTAGATCCCTTCTTCTAGTGTATACATGTGCCTTATAATAAAGTGTAGCTATTTCTCGCTCAAATCAAGAACACTCACCCCCTCCTCAAGAGGAAACAACTTAACTTATGGACTAACTGTACAATTATTCAtgacttatatttaaaataacgGGTGATAGAAAAGCAAGTtgatctatatctatctgtctgtctacctatctatctagTCACAGCTAGGAAGGACATGTGTGTTGAAGCAGAATCCTTGTTTCTGCAACTTGTCCATGAGGCATATTTATAAACTCCTTCTGCTACTagcatgtttccccaaaaataagacctagccagacaatcagctctcatgcgtcttttggagcaaaaattaatataagacccagtcttattgtactataatataagactgggtctataatataatataatataatataatataatataatataatataatataatataatagtgggtcttatattatttttttgctccaaaaga
Coding sequences within:
- the LOC109439119 gene encoding LOW QUALITY PROTEIN: olfactory receptor 1S1 (The sequence of the model RefSeq protein was modified relative to this genomic sequence to represent the inferred CDS: deleted 2 bases in 1 codon), with protein sequence MCQGNQSTVSEFLFLGLSGQAEQQKLLAVLFLGMYLVTVVGNGLITLSIGFDSYFHTPVYLFLASLSFADISSISTPIPKTLMNIQTNSQHLSYTSCITQIHFSVVFVIIDSFLLGVIAYVHFVAVCHPLNYTTIMQPRLCILLTVTPWVLSNIALTHTLLLLQLCFCDNSTLLHFFCDLDPLLKLSCSDTMINELMVFIMGSVVITFPFALILFYVCTVRAVLRISSTEGKWKTFSTCASHLTVVLLFYGTLVGVYFFPLPIHPDNRYKIGAILFTVITPMVNLFYSLRNRDMQGALRKFIHRKSFLPLMPWTSELRLSP